One window from the genome of Musa acuminata AAA Group cultivar baxijiao chromosome BXJ1-4, Cavendish_Baxijiao_AAA, whole genome shotgun sequence encodes:
- the LOC135649735 gene encoding NDR1/HIN1-like protein 6: MEASRQPNSNPPRLANGNGTANGGAATANGARPTFPPTKAQQYRLPYRPQPPPPRRRRRRGCCCICCLWLTLFLIALVFLAAIAAGVLYVLYRPQHPTFSVSSLRLAALNLSSADLLTSRLDLSVTARNPNRKLVFVYDDVAISASSGGVTIGEGTIPGFAQGTDNTTVLKTTVSSSGRSLDPTEASDLRKRKRYPLEIELDTRAGVKIGGFKSKRLGIRASCDGIEAVVAKGNATATTTGSAKCKVKLRIKIWNWTI; this comes from the coding sequence ATGGAGGCGTCGAGGCAACCCAACTCCAACCCTCCCCGACTCGCCAATGGTAATGGCACCGCCAACGGCGGCGCCGCCACAGCCAACGGGGCGCGACCCACCTTCCCGCCAACCAAGGCCCAGCAGTACCGCCTCCCCTACCGTCCCCAGCCGCCGccgccccgccgccgccgccgccggggaTGCTGCTGCATCTGCTGCCTCTGGCTCACCCTCTTTCTCATAGCCCTCGTCTTCCTCGCTGCCATCGCCGCCGGCGTCCTCTACGTCCTTTACCGCCCCCAGCACCCCACCTTCTCCGTCTCCTCGCTCCGTCTTGCCGCCCTCAACCTCTCCTCCGCCGACCTCCTCACCTCCCGCCTCGATCTCTCTGTCACCGCCCGCAACCCCAACAGGAAGCTCGTCTTCGTCTACGACGACGTCGCTATCTCCGCCTCCTCCGGCGGGGTCACGATAGGCGAGGGGACGATCCCGGGCTTCGCACAGGGCACTGACAATACCACGGTGCTCAAAACCACCGTGTCGAGCTCAGGGCGGAGCCTGGACCCGACGGAGGCGTCGGATCTGAGAAAGAGGAAACGGTACCCCTTGGAGATCGAGCTCGACACCAGGGCCGGGGTCAAGATCGGAGGGTTCAAGTCGAAGCGCCTCGGCATCCGCGCTTCGTGCGACGGGATTGAGGCGGTGGTCGCCAAGGGCAACGCCACCGCCACAACCACCGGGTCGGCCAAATGCAAGGTGAAACTTCGAATCAAGATCTGGAACTGGACGATCTAG